A stretch of Zonotrichia albicollis isolate bZonAlb1 chromosome 32, bZonAlb1.hap1, whole genome shotgun sequence DNA encodes these proteins:
- the LOC141726015 gene encoding uncharacterized protein LOC141726015 isoform X1: protein MAQARLAALRARFPSYWSSGRISGTRNPRRMAAAAAGGAATIPGPPPPGPPGPPRPPAPPSGALGEASAAFGAASGGARLRFGGGSERLGKASGGFGCFGWVRVDSAASERLRVGSAASGGLGKPRRGFGGFGEASEGFGGFGWARVDSGGFGPFGWAREGFGWIRPLRKGFGWVRRLRVGSESLRVGSGGFGRFVWARKGFGWVRPPQKSFGWVRPPRKSFGWVRPLRVGSERLGKASGAEDPITLQGSPFQMLRAPAPTLEGPGPDVGVSSQI from the exons AtggcccaggccaggctggcggCGCTGCGGGCCCGGTTCCCGTCGTACTGGTCGAGCGGGCGGATCTCGGGCACCAGGAACCCGCGGCgcatggcggcggcggcggccggagGAGCCGCCACCATCCCgggcccgccgccgccggggccacCGGGGCCGCCGCGGCCACCGGCGCCGCCTTCGGGTGCGCTCGGGGAGGCTTCGGCTGCGTTCGGAGCGGCTTCGGGGGGGGCTCGGCTGCGCTTCGGGGGGGGCTCGGAGAGGCTCGGAAAGGCTTCGGGTGGGTTCGGCTGCTTCGGGTGGGTTCGGGTGGACTCGGCGGCCTCAGAAAGGCTTCGGGTGGGTTCGGCTGCTTCGGGTGGGCTCGGAAAGCCTCGGAGAGGGTTCGGCGGCTTCGGGGAGGCTTCGGAAGGGTTCGGCGGCTTCGGGTGGGCTCGGGTGGACTCGGGTGGGTTCGGCCCCTTCGGGTGGGCTCGGGAAGGCTTCGGGTGGATTCGGCCCCTTCGAAAAGGCTTCGGTTGGGTTCGGCGGCTAAGGGTAGGCTCGGAAAGCCTTCGTGTGGGTTCGGGTGGGTTCGGCCGCTTCGTGTGGGCTCGGAAAGGCTTCGGGTGGGTTCGGCCTCCTCAGAAGAGCTTCGGGTGGGTTCGGCCTCCTCGGAAAAGCTTCGGGTGGGTTCGGCCCCTTCGGGTGGGCTCGGAGAGGCTCGGAAAGGCTTCGG GTGCTGAGGATCCCATCACCCTCCAAGGGTCCCCGTTCCAGATGTTGAGAGCACCAGCGCCGACCTTGGAGGGTCCCGGTCCAGATGTTGGAGTCTCCTCCCAGATTTGA
- the LOC141726015 gene encoding uncharacterized protein LOC141726015 isoform X5, translated as MAQARLAALRARFPSYWSSGRISGTRNPRRMAAAAAGGAATIPGPPPPGPPGPPRPPAPPSGALGEASAAFGAASGGARLRFGGGSERLGKASGGFGCFGWVRVDSAASERLRVGSAASGGLGKPRRGFGGFGEASEGFGGFGWARVDSGGFGPFGWAREGFGWIRPLRKGFGWVRRLRVLRIPSPSKGPRSRC; from the exons AtggcccaggccaggctggcggCGCTGCGGGCCCGGTTCCCGTCGTACTGGTCGAGCGGGCGGATCTCGGGCACCAGGAACCCGCGGCgcatggcggcggcggcggccggagGAGCCGCCACCATCCCgggcccgccgccgccggggccacCGGGGCCGCCGCGGCCACCGGCGCCGCCTTCGGGTGCGCTCGGGGAGGCTTCGGCTGCGTTCGGAGCGGCTTCGGGGGGGGCTCGGCTGCGCTTCGGGGGGGGCTCGGAGAGGCTCGGAAAGGCTTCGGGTGGGTTCGGCTGCTTCGGGTGGGTTCGGGTGGACTCGGCGGCCTCAGAAAGGCTTCGGGTGGGTTCGGCTGCTTCGGGTGGGCTCGGAAAGCCTCGGAGAGGGTTCGGCGGCTTCGGGGAGGCTTCGGAAGGGTTCGGCGGCTTCGGGTGGGCTCGGGTGGACTCGGGTGGGTTCGGCCCCTTCGGGTGGGCTCGGGAAGGCTTCGGGTGGATTCGGCCCCTTCGAAAAGGCTTCGGTTGGGTTCGGCGGCTAAGG GTGCTGAGGATCCCATCACCCTCCAAGGGTCCCCGTTCCAGATGTTGA
- the EPHX3 gene encoding LOW QUALITY PROTEIN: epoxide hydrolase 3 (The sequence of the model RefSeq protein was modified relative to this genomic sequence to represent the inferred CDS: deleted 1 base in 1 codon), translated as MPRRLLSLLLAPTRLLLSLRSLLARGGLAVAAVASGVAFALWAAALLLRRGPRATFAWHRRDSAPPGLRDGAFGEHRHLRLRSSGLRLHYVTRGPPGAPLMLLLHGFPQNWFCWRHLLQELSARFRVVAPDLRGYGDSEKPPGRDSYRLELLLGDICDVIEALGTPAASPRCVLVGHDWGGVLAWEVASRHPRLVEKLVVMDAPHRGVMAAFTARHPSQLLRSCYMFLFQLPWLPELLLSLADFQLVRWFMTSALTGIQDPARRLSEQELDAFLFGLSQPGGLSPPIHYYRNLFGATPIPREPPPPPTLLLWGSRDAFLDPRLGPAHLRWLRPSARLRLLPGASHWLPEETPLPLAKLIGEFLGGGAEEGS; from the exons atgccGCGCCGCCTGCTGTCGCTGCTCCTGGCCCCCACGCGTCTCCTGCTGTCGCTGCGCTCGCTGCTGGCCCGCGGTGGCCTCGCGGTGGCCGCGGTGGCCTCGGGCGTGGCCTTTGCGCTGTGGGCggcggcgctgctgctgcgccGCGGGCCCCGCGCGACCTTCGCGTGGCACCGCAGGGACAGCGCCCCCCCCGGGCTGCGGGACGGCGCCTTCGGGGAGCACCGGCACCTGCGGCTCCGG agcTCGGGGCTGCGTCTCCATTACGTCACTCGGGGTCCCCCCGGCGCCCccctgatgctgctgctccacGGCTTCCCCCAGAACTG gttCTGCTGGCGccacctgctgcaggagctcagcgCGCGGTTCCGCGTGGTGGCCCCGGACCTGCGCGGTTACGGGGACTCGGAGAAGCCGCCGGGCAGGGACAGCTaccggctggagctgctgctcggGGACATCTGTGACGTCATCGaggccctggggacaccggCGGCGTCCCCGCGCTGCGTCCTGGTGGGACACGACTGGGGCGGCGTCCTGGCCTGGGAGGTGGCATCGAGGCACCCGCGGCTGGTGGAGAAGCTGGTGGTGATGGACGCGCCACACAGGGGCGTGATGGCAg CCTTCACGGCCCGTCACCCGTCGCAGCTGCTCCGCTCCTGTTACATGTTCCTGttccagctgccctggctgcccgagctgctgctgtccctggccgACTTCCAG CTGGTGCGGTGGTTCATGACCAGCGCCCTGACCGGCATCCAGGACCCGGCGCGGCGCCTCTCGGAGCAGGAGCTCGACGCCTTCCTGttcggcctctcccagcccggGGGGCTCAGC CCCCCCATCCACTACTACCGAAACCTCTTCGG GGCCACGCCCATCCCCCGGGAGCCGCCCCCTCCCCCCacgctgctgctctggggctcccgCGACGCCTTCCTGGACCCGCGCCTTGGCCCCGCCCACCTGCGCTGGCTCCGCCCCTCCGCCCGCCTCCGCCTCCTGCCCGGTGCCTCCCATTGGCTGCCCGAGGAGACGCCCCTCCCCCTGGCCAAGTTGATTGGGGAGTTcctggggggaggggccgaggAGGGGTCATAG
- the LOC141726015 gene encoding uncharacterized protein LOC141726015 isoform X4 encodes MAQARLAALRARFPSYWSSGRISGTRNPRRMAAAAAGGAATIPGPPPPGPPGPPRPPAPPSGALGEASAAFGAASGGARLRFGGGSERLGKASGGFGCFGWVRVDSAASERLRVGSAASGGLGKPRRGFGGFGEASEGFGGFGWARVDSGGFGPFGWAREGFGWIRPLRKGFGWVRRLRVGSESLRVGSGGFGRFVWARKGFGC; translated from the exons AtggcccaggccaggctggcggCGCTGCGGGCCCGGTTCCCGTCGTACTGGTCGAGCGGGCGGATCTCGGGCACCAGGAACCCGCGGCgcatggcggcggcggcggccggagGAGCCGCCACCATCCCgggcccgccgccgccggggccacCGGGGCCGCCGCGGCCACCGGCGCCGCCTTCGGGTGCGCTCGGGGAGGCTTCGGCTGCGTTCGGAGCGGCTTCGGGGGGGGCTCGGCTGCGCTTCGGGGGGGGCTCGGAGAGGCTCGGAAAGGCTTCGGGTGGGTTCGGCTGCTTCGGGTGGGTTCGGGTGGACTCGGCGGCCTCAGAAAGGCTTCGGGTGGGTTCGGCTGCTTCGGGTGGGCTCGGAAAGCCTCGGAGAGGGTTCGGCGGCTTCGGGGAGGCTTCGGAAGGGTTCGGCGGCTTCGGGTGGGCTCGGGTGGACTCGGGTGGGTTCGGCCCCTTCGGGTGGGCTCGGGAAGGCTTCGGGTGGATTCGGCCCCTTCGAAAAGGCTTCGGTTGGGTTCGGCGGCTAAGGGTAGGCTCGGAAAGCCTTCGTGTGGGTTCGGGTGGGTTCGGCCGCTTCGTGTGGGCTCGGAAAGGCTTCGG GTGCTGA
- the LOC141726015 gene encoding uncharacterized protein LOC141726015 isoform X2, which produces MAQARLAALRARFPSYWSSGRISGTRNPRRMAAAAAGGAATIPGPPPPGPPGPPRPPAPPSGALGEASAAFGAASGGARLRFGGGSERLGKASGGFGCFGWVRVDSAASERLRVGSAASGGLGKPRRGFGGFGEASEGFGGFGWARVDSGGFGPFGWAREGFGWIRPLRKGFGWVRRLRVGSESLRVGSGGFGRFVWARKGFGWVRPPQKSFGWVRPPRKSFGC; this is translated from the exons AtggcccaggccaggctggcggCGCTGCGGGCCCGGTTCCCGTCGTACTGGTCGAGCGGGCGGATCTCGGGCACCAGGAACCCGCGGCgcatggcggcggcggcggccggagGAGCCGCCACCATCCCgggcccgccgccgccggggccacCGGGGCCGCCGCGGCCACCGGCGCCGCCTTCGGGTGCGCTCGGGGAGGCTTCGGCTGCGTTCGGAGCGGCTTCGGGGGGGGCTCGGCTGCGCTTCGGGGGGGGCTCGGAGAGGCTCGGAAAGGCTTCGGGTGGGTTCGGCTGCTTCGGGTGGGTTCGGGTGGACTCGGCGGCCTCAGAAAGGCTTCGGGTGGGTTCGGCTGCTTCGGGTGGGCTCGGAAAGCCTCGGAGAGGGTTCGGCGGCTTCGGGGAGGCTTCGGAAGGGTTCGGCGGCTTCGGGTGGGCTCGGGTGGACTCGGGTGGGTTCGGCCCCTTCGGGTGGGCTCGGGAAGGCTTCGGGTGGATTCGGCCCCTTCGAAAAGGCTTCGGTTGGGTTCGGCGGCTAAGGGTAGGCTCGGAAAGCCTTCGTGTGGGTTCGGGTGGGTTCGGCCGCTTCGTGTGGGCTCGGAAAGGCTTCGGGTGGGTTCGGCCTCCTCAGAAGAGCTTCGGGTGGGTTCGGCCTCCTCGGAAAAGCTTCGG GTGCTGA
- the LOC141726015 gene encoding uncharacterized protein LOC141726015 isoform X3, producing the protein MAQARLAALRARFPSYWSSGRISGTRNPRRMAAAAAGGAATIPGPPPPGPPGPPRPPAPPSGALGEASAAFGAASGGARLRFGGGSERLGKASGGFGCFGWVRVDSAASERLRVGSAASGGLGKPRRGFGGFGEASEGFGGFGWARVDSGGFGPFGWAREGFGWIRPLRKGFGWVRRLRVGSESLRVGSGGFGRFVWARKGFGWVRPPQKSFGC; encoded by the exons AtggcccaggccaggctggcggCGCTGCGGGCCCGGTTCCCGTCGTACTGGTCGAGCGGGCGGATCTCGGGCACCAGGAACCCGCGGCgcatggcggcggcggcggccggagGAGCCGCCACCATCCCgggcccgccgccgccggggccacCGGGGCCGCCGCGGCCACCGGCGCCGCCTTCGGGTGCGCTCGGGGAGGCTTCGGCTGCGTTCGGAGCGGCTTCGGGGGGGGCTCGGCTGCGCTTCGGGGGGGGCTCGGAGAGGCTCGGAAAGGCTTCGGGTGGGTTCGGCTGCTTCGGGTGGGTTCGGGTGGACTCGGCGGCCTCAGAAAGGCTTCGGGTGGGTTCGGCTGCTTCGGGTGGGCTCGGAAAGCCTCGGAGAGGGTTCGGCGGCTTCGGGGAGGCTTCGGAAGGGTTCGGCGGCTTCGGGTGGGCTCGGGTGGACTCGGGTGGGTTCGGCCCCTTCGGGTGGGCTCGGGAAGGCTTCGGGTGGATTCGGCCCCTTCGAAAAGGCTTCGGTTGGGTTCGGCGGCTAAGGGTAGGCTCGGAAAGCCTTCGTGTGGGTTCGGGTGGGTTCGGCCGCTTCGTGTGGGCTCGGAAAGGCTTCGGGTGGGTTCGGCCTCCTCAGAAGAGCTTCGG GTGCTGA